One part of the Eubalaena glacialis isolate mEubGla1 chromosome 19, mEubGla1.1.hap2.+ XY, whole genome shotgun sequence genome encodes these proteins:
- the LOC133080538 gene encoding LOW QUALITY PROTEIN: tumor-associated calcium signal transducer 2-like (The sequence of the model RefSeq protein was modified relative to this genomic sequence to represent the inferred CDS: substituted 1 base at 1 genomic stop codon), giving the protein MARGPGLALLSPSLLPPLLLLAAVIGHAAPQDNCTCPTSKMTVCDRSGPGGRCQCRVLGSGLEVDCSTLTSKCLLLKARVSARKSVRALVRPSEHALLDNDGLYDPFCDQQGRFKARXCNQTSVCWCVNSVGMRRTDKGDLSLHCDELVRTHPILIDLRHRPAARAFNPSDLEAELRQLFRERDPLHPKFVAAVHYEHPTIQLELQQNTSQNVAGDGDIADAAYYFERDVKGQSLFTGHRGLDVRVRGEPLLLERTLIYYLDEKYPQFSMKRLTSGLIAVIVVVVVALVAGVTVLVITNRRKSGKYKKVEIKELGEMRKEPSL; this is encoded by the coding sequence ATGGCCCGGGGTCCGGGCCTCGCTCTGCTTTCGCCGTCGCTGCTGCCGCCGCTCCTGCTACTGGCGGCGGTGATCGGCCACGCGGCCCCGCAGGACAACTGCACGTGCCCCACCAGCAAGATGACCGTGTGCGACCGGAGCGGCCCTGGTGGCCGCTGCCAGTGCCGCGTGCTCGGCTCGGGCCTGGAGGTCGACTGCTCCACGCTCACATCCAAGTGCCTGCTGCTCAAGGCGCGCGTGAGCGCCCGGAAGAGCGTCCGCGCCCTGGTGCGGCCGAGCGAGCACGCGCTCCTGGACAACGACGGCCTGTACGACCCGTTCTGCGACCAGCAAGGCCGCTTTAAGGCGCGCTAGTGCAACCAGACGTCCGTGTGCTGGTGCGTAAACTCGGTGGGCATGCGCCGCACCGACAAGGGCGACCTGAGCCTGCACTGCGACGAGCTGGTGCGCACCCACCCCATCCTCATCGACCTGCGCCACCGCCCGGCCGCCCGCGCCTTCAACCCCTCGGACCTGGAGGCCGAGCTGCGGCAGCTTTTCCGGGAGCGCGACCCGCTGCACCCCAAGTTCGTGGCGGCCGTGCACTACGAGCACCCCACCATCCAGCTCGAGCTGCAGCAGAACACGTCGCAGAACGTCGCCGGCGACGGGGACATCGCCGACGCCGCCTACTACTTCGAGAGGGACGTCAAGGGCCAGTCGCTGTTCACCGGCCACCGCGGCCTCGACGTGCGCGTGCGCGGAGAGCCCCTGCTGCTGGAACGGACGCTCATCTACTACCTGGATGAGAAGTACCCCCAGTTCTCCATGAAGCGCCTCACCAGCGGCCTCATCGCCGTCATCGTGGTGGTCGTGGTGGCCCTGGTCGCCGGCGTGACCGTCCTGGTGATCACCAACCGGAGGAAGTCGGGGAAGTACAAGAAGGTGGAGATCAAGGAACTGGGGGAGATGAGAAAGGAACCGAGCTTGTAG